A window from Dysidea avara chromosome 2, odDysAvar1.4, whole genome shotgun sequence encodes these proteins:
- the LOC136246594 gene encoding uncharacterized protein yields MAGQLKFKPFQPMKPPPGWKCPKRFKLGLGEPWESESESSSDGETDVKMRTKVRTFVSQQNTSVEVKKTSIIHSQVAKELFPDRVADDFLLLASQQFERELNNCSSVELTKEEFPNQVTDDILLLTSQQFEGKQSLLRHLTDGGPQPTLFEEGSKNETVSETSGVVNRGSVRYGSPKTSKEVEEARKHGIPVKTQDQNKWVGNIWREWVQYHLQCSCVEPEEKEHKLLEDFCKMSKQAMNFWLGKFVLEVRQKDGRPYSPDTLYQICCALLRL; encoded by the exons ATGGCGGGACAGTTGAAGTTCAAGCCGTTTCAACCTATGAAGCCTCCTCCAGGTTGGAAATGCCCTAAACGATTTAAACTCGGGTTGGGAGAACCTTGGGAAAGTGAATCTGAATCTAGCAGCGATGGTGAAACTGATGTTAAGATGCGAACCAAGGTGCGAACTTTTGTGAGCCAGCAGAATACAA GTGTTGAAGTCAAGAAGACGTCGATAATTCACTCACAAGTGGCTAAGGAACTGTTTCCTGACCGCGTAGCCGACGACTTCCTTCTGCTTGCATCACAGCAGTTTGAGCGAGAGTTGAACAACTGTTCGTCTGTAGAACTTACTAAGGAAGAATTTCCCAATCAAGTTACTGATGACATTCTTCTTCTTACATCACAGCAGTTCGAAGGTAAACAATCTCTGCTGCGTCACCTGACTGATGGTGGACCTCAACCAACATTGTTTGAGGAAGGTAGTAAAAATGAAACTGTTAGCGAGACTAGTGGAGTGGTTAATAGAGGTAGTGTACGATATGGGTCACCAAAAACATCCAAGGAAGTTGAGGAAGCAAGGAAACATGGAATACCAGTCAAAACACAAGACCAGAACAAATGGGTGGGGAATATATGGCGTGAGTGGGTTCAATATCATTTGCAGTGTTCATGTGTTGAGCCTGAGGAAAAGGAGCACAAGCTACTTGAGGATTTCTGTAAAATGTCGAAACAAGCTATGAATTTTTGGTTAGGGAAGTTCGTACTTGAAGTGAGACAAAAAGATGGTAGGCCATACTCACCTGATACTCTTTATCAGATATGCTGTGCACTATTACGTTTGTAA